A stretch of Deltaproteobacteria bacterium DNA encodes these proteins:
- a CDS encoding NAD(P) transhydrogenase subunit alpha, which yields MVVLADGPQTSALHPLMVGLYIFVLATFLGFEVINKVPPTLHTPLMSGSNAISGITVVGSLFSARWFKFDAAHILGFLAVGFAMINVVGGYLVTDRMLRMFRKA from the coding sequence ATGGTCGTGCTGGCCGATGGGCCGCAGACCTCGGCGCTGCATCCGCTCATGGTCGGCCTCTACATCTTCGTGCTGGCGACCTTCCTGGGCTTCGAGGTTATCAACAAGGTGCCGCCGACGCTGCACACACCGCTGATGTCGGGTTCCAACGCCATCTCGGGCATCACGGTTGTCGGGTCGCTCTTTTCGGCCCGGTGGTTCAAATTCGACGCCGCGCACATTCTCGGTTTCCTCGCCGTCGGCTTCGCGATGATCAACGTCGTGGGCGGCTACCTGGTCACCGACCGCATGCTGCGCATGTTCCGGAAAGCCTGA